From Mytilus edulis chromosome 9, xbMytEdul2.2, whole genome shotgun sequence, the proteins below share one genomic window:
- the LOC139488501 gene encoding cyclic AMP-dependent transcription factor ATF-3-like, with amino-acid sequence MDSSSLNSTSDDESVNQDNCKSTRKPMLPFIKAELRCKIQRKHLSQGLQQLRADFTEKRPSILTKEEHEKQIVRKERNKLAARKCRQRKRQITSLLQEEIRELTDENKQLKERIRCLELNREQFVWSVLNNQVTMKMFGEIYRAMMKVS; translated from the exons atggaTTCATCATCATTAAATTCTACATCTGATGACGAAAGTGTAAATCAAGATAATTGTAAATCAACAAGGAAACCCATGCTTCCTTTTATAAAAGCTGAACTCAGATGtaaaattcaaagaaaacattTATCTCAAGGTCTTCAGCAACTTCGGGCAGATTTTACAGAAAAACGGCCAAGCATA CTAACAAAAGAAGAGcatgaaaaacaaattgtaagaaaagaaagaaacaaactAGCAGCAAGAAAATGTCGACAAAGAAAGAGACAGATAACAAGTCTTCTACAAGag gAGATACGGGAATTGACAGACGAAAATAAACAACTAAAGGAAAGAATAAGATGTCTTGAACTAAACAGGGAACAATTTGTATGGAGTGTGTTAAACAATCAAGTGACAATGAAAATGTTTGGAGAGATATATCGAGCAATGATGAAAGTTTCGTAA
- the LOC139489719 gene encoding nucleolar protein 58-like, whose product MIEPSDKGQKYQVITEEHPSTSTKQLKNKNTEKSSKVPQKRKHKNSDKISKSSDSDEDISKAYEKSVKEDSLLPILKQELRLKIQTRRLSEGQGELLPETKEPKSYELTEEEKEKYKRRLIQNRDSLRRSRQKDIRREEMLKQTFDTESSKEESLKRQKMQLLTEREELRSRLREAGMDINENTSSFICKGCKQTIKYPS is encoded by the exons ATGATCGAGCCCTCTGACAAAGGACAAAAATACCAGGTAATTACAGAAGAACACCCATCAACCAGTACTAAACAGTTGAAAAATAAGAACAcagaaaaaagttcaaaagttcCACAGAAACGTAAACATAAGAACTCAGATAAAATATCTAAGAGTTCCGACTCTGACGAAGACATAAGTAAAGCCTATGAAAAGAGTGTAAAAGAGGATAGTTTACTTCCAATTTTAAAGCAGGAGTTGAGACTCAAGATACAAACTAGACGATTAAGTGAAGGTCAAGGAGAGTTATTACCAGAAACAAAGGAACCAAAATCTTACGAA CTTACTGAAGAGGAAAAAGAGAAATATAAGCGACGACTAATACAAAACAGAGATTCATTGCGTCGATCGAGACAGAAAGACATACGACGCGAGGAAATGTTAAAACAG ACTTTTGATACGGAGAGCTCAAAAGAAGAAAGTTTAAAAAGACAAAAGATGCAACTTTTAACAGAAAGAGAAGAATTGAGGAGCAGACTAAGGGAAGCAGGAATGGATATTAATGAAAATACCTCTTCTTTTATCTGCAAAGGATGCAAACAGACGATAAAATATCCCTCATGA